One genomic region from Evansella sp. LMS18 encodes:
- the parE gene encoding DNA topoisomerase IV subunit B, whose amino-acid sequence MSTKQKFEYNDDAIQVLEGLEAVRKRPGMYIGSTDHRGLHHLVFEITDNAVDEVLAGYGNEIAVTIHKDNSISVKDNGRGYPTGMHRTGKPTPEVILTVLHAGGKFGQGGYKTSGGLHGVGASVVNALSEWLEVTIYRDGKIYRQRFENGGNPVTTLEVTGTTKKTGTTVHFKPDSTIFSTTVFHFDTLAERLREAAFLLKGLKISLKDERPDKENDYEVFQFETGIEAFVEYLNEEKETLHPVVSFQGEADGIEVDFAFQYNDAFTENMLSFVNNVRTKDGGTHELGAKTAVTRVVNEHARKLQLLKERDKNLDGNDIREGFTAIVSVRVPENILQFEGQTKGKLGTPAARSAVDGIVSEKLSFFLEENPELSNNLIRKAVKAAQAREAARKAREDARSGKKNKRKDAMLSGKLTPAQSKNPSRNELYLVEGDSAGGSAKQGRDRKFQAVLPLRGKVINTEKAKLADIMKNEEIRTIIYAIGGDVGADFDIDNINYDKIIIMTDADTDGAHIQVLLLTFFYRYMRPLVEAGRVYIALPPLYKVSKGTGKKEKIEYAWDEEGLKDAIKKIGKGYTIQRYKGLGEMDATQLWETTMDPETRTLVRVRIDDIARAERHVSTLMGDKVEPRRKWIERNVEFGLAEETNILENENLLVTEEE is encoded by the coding sequence TTGTCTACAAAACAAAAGTTTGAATATAATGACGATGCAATTCAGGTGCTGGAAGGCCTGGAAGCTGTCAGGAAACGTCCAGGGATGTATATCGGCAGCACAGACCACCGCGGGTTGCATCATCTTGTTTTTGAGATTACAGATAATGCTGTTGATGAAGTCCTCGCAGGATACGGGAATGAGATTGCAGTAACGATTCACAAAGATAACAGCATAAGCGTTAAAGATAATGGGAGAGGTTATCCTACCGGGATGCACCGAACAGGTAAGCCTACTCCTGAAGTTATTCTGACAGTCCTTCACGCCGGAGGTAAATTCGGCCAGGGAGGATATAAGACGAGCGGAGGGCTGCACGGAGTAGGTGCATCTGTAGTAAACGCTCTATCGGAGTGGCTGGAAGTCACTATATACAGGGACGGGAAAATTTACAGGCAGCGATTCGAAAACGGTGGGAATCCTGTAACTACTCTCGAGGTCACTGGCACAACAAAAAAGACCGGAACAACTGTCCACTTTAAACCGGACAGCACTATCTTCAGCACGACGGTTTTTCATTTTGACACGCTGGCTGAGCGTCTTCGGGAAGCTGCTTTCCTCCTTAAAGGATTAAAGATTTCCTTGAAGGATGAGAGACCTGATAAAGAAAATGATTACGAAGTCTTCCAGTTTGAAACTGGAATCGAAGCTTTCGTTGAATATTTAAATGAGGAAAAAGAAACTCTCCACCCTGTCGTTTCCTTCCAGGGGGAGGCGGATGGAATTGAAGTGGATTTTGCATTTCAGTACAATGACGCGTTCACAGAGAATATGCTTTCATTCGTAAACAATGTGCGTACAAAAGACGGGGGAACCCATGAACTTGGTGCAAAAACTGCTGTGACAAGGGTTGTCAACGAGCATGCAAGGAAACTTCAGCTGTTAAAAGAACGGGATAAAAACCTTGACGGGAACGATATACGAGAAGGTTTTACTGCCATTGTTTCTGTACGTGTGCCTGAAAATATTCTTCAGTTTGAGGGCCAGACGAAAGGGAAGCTAGGGACACCAGCTGCCCGCTCTGCCGTGGATGGAATTGTTTCCGAGAAACTGAGCTTTTTCCTGGAAGAAAATCCGGAGCTTAGCAACAATCTAATCCGTAAAGCAGTCAAAGCTGCACAGGCAAGAGAAGCGGCACGAAAAGCCAGGGAAGATGCCAGGAGCGGGAAAAAGAATAAGCGTAAGGATGCGATGCTGAGCGGAAAGCTCACCCCAGCGCAATCTAAAAACCCTTCCCGTAATGAATTATATCTCGTAGAGGGCGACTCTGCCGGTGGTTCTGCAAAGCAGGGCAGAGACAGGAAATTCCAGGCAGTACTTCCTCTGAGAGGTAAAGTCATCAATACGGAAAAAGCGAAGCTGGCGGATATCATGAAAAATGAAGAAATCCGCACGATCATTTACGCTATCGGCGGAGACGTTGGTGCTGACTTTGATATTGATAATATAAATTACGATAAAATTATCATTATGACCGACGCTGATACGGACGGAGCACACATTCAGGTGCTGCTGCTGACGTTCTTTTACAGGTATATGCGCCCTCTCGTGGAGGCAGGACGGGTATATATAGCTCTTCCACCCCTCTACAAAGTAAGCAAGGGTACCGGGAAAAAGGAAAAGATCGAATACGCATGGGATGAAGAAGGCTTGAAGGATGCAATTAAAAAGATCGGTAAAGGGTATACCATCCAGCGTTATAAAGGTCTTGGTGAAATGGATGCAACACAGCTCTGGGAGACAACAATGGATCCTGAGACGAGAACACTTGTCCGGGTCCGGATTGACGATATTGCACGGGCGGAACGGCATGTTTCCACACTGATGGGGGATAAAGTAGAGCCCCGCAGGAAATGGATTGAACGTAATGTGGAATTCGGGCTTGCCGAGGAAACGAACATACTAGAAAATGAAAACTTGTTAGTGACAGAGGAGGAATAA
- a CDS encoding ABC transporter ATP-binding protein — protein sequence MIEFSKVNKYFDDGVQAVKDLSFTVNEGEFFVLIGPSGCGKTTTLKMINRLISPSDGTIKINEKNIEETDIKRLRWNIGYVLQQIALFPHMTIEENIAVVPELKKWDKKRIRNRVNELLNMVGLDPDTYRDRKPAELSGGQQQRVGVVRALAGDPDIILMDEPFSALDPISREQLQKDIRKLQSEIKKTIVFVTHDMDEALSLGNRICLMKDGETVQIAKPDELINNPADDFVKEFLGERTDPLSAPAEDVMDGGTANLFFMENSLSGPAEEGKYIQDTSGQFKGIYNGKSVEEFPFTADRKTPLREVLRQIELSGKEQIPVIDGEKVAGTVSYKSIALFLAGIREGGAGR from the coding sequence ATGATTGAATTTTCAAAGGTGAACAAATACTTCGATGATGGTGTTCAGGCGGTAAAGGATTTAAGCTTCACCGTTAACGAAGGGGAATTTTTTGTGCTGATAGGGCCAAGCGGATGCGGGAAGACCACCACATTGAAAATGATAAACCGCTTAATTTCCCCTTCTGACGGCACGATAAAGATAAATGAAAAGAACATAGAGGAGACAGATATCAAAAGGCTCCGCTGGAACATAGGATACGTATTGCAGCAAATTGCTCTTTTTCCCCATATGACGATTGAAGAGAATATCGCGGTGGTGCCGGAGCTTAAAAAGTGGGATAAAAAGAGGATCAGAAACAGAGTCAATGAGCTCCTTAACATGGTAGGGCTTGATCCGGATACATACAGAGACCGTAAACCGGCCGAGCTGTCAGGAGGGCAGCAGCAGCGTGTGGGAGTAGTAAGAGCTCTTGCCGGGGACCCGGATATTATTTTAATGGACGAGCCGTTCAGTGCCTTGGATCCGATCAGCAGGGAACAGCTGCAAAAGGACATAAGGAAGCTTCAAAGCGAGATTAAGAAGACAATTGTATTTGTGACTCATGATATGGATGAAGCTCTTTCTCTGGGTAACCGGATATGCCTCATGAAAGACGGGGAAACTGTGCAAATTGCCAAACCAGACGAACTAATCAACAATCCTGCGGATGACTTTGTGAAGGAATTCCTCGGGGAAAGGACAGATCCTCTCAGTGCCCCGGCAGAAGATGTGATGGATGGAGGGACAGCCAATTTATTTTTCATGGAGAATTCCTTAAGCGGTCCGGCAGAGGAAGGAAAATACATACAAGATACAAGTGGGCAATTTAAAGGAATTTATAATGGAAAAAGCGTAGAAGAGTTCCCTTTTACCGCAGACAGAAAAACACCGCTCAGAGAAGTGCTGAGGCAAATAGAATTATCCGGCAAAGAACAAATTCCGGTAATTGACGGTGAAAAAGTGGCCGGTACTGTCTCCTATAAAAGTATCGCTCTTTTCCTTGCAGGTATAAGGGAAGGAGGGGCAGGCAGATGA
- a CDS encoding CoA-binding protein → MKNPTREEVKQILESAKKVAVVGLSDNPDRTSYNVAEAMMHAGYEIIPVNPNVDEVFGIKALSSLSELEEPVDIINVFRRNQFLPEVAREAAKTDAKVFWTQLGLANEEAYNIARDAGMTVVMDRCIKVDHAVLVRK, encoded by the coding sequence ATGAAGAATCCAACGAGGGAAGAGGTAAAACAAATTCTTGAATCTGCAAAAAAAGTCGCAGTTGTAGGGCTTTCAGACAACCCTGACAGAACTTCATACAATGTGGCAGAAGCGATGATGCATGCAGGATACGAAATTATTCCGGTTAATCCTAATGTAGACGAAGTCTTTGGTATTAAAGCCCTTTCGTCACTGAGTGAACTGGAAGAACCGGTAGATATAATTAATGTATTCAGGCGCAATCAATTCCTGCCGGAAGTGGCCAGGGAAGCTGCGAAAACGGACGCGAAAGTCTTTTGGACACAACTGGGACTGGCAAATGAAGAAGCATACAATATTGCCAGGGATGCAGGCATGACAGTGGTAATGGACAGGTGCATTAAAGTGGATCACGCAGTACTGGTAAGGAAATGA
- a CDS encoding carboxypeptidase M32 — protein sequence MPADVHKIETQFRDYIKKMVNYNEAIGVIAWDLRTGAPKKGVSQRSAVIGTLSSEVFRMSTSEEMKQYIAQLREENAWNSLDEVTKGTVEEVERELNKLKNIPEKEYEEYVVLTSNAESVWAEAKEKQDFSMFQPYLEKIVEFNRKYVDWVGYEGNKYNTLLDDYEPGLTVDVIDEVFGQLKEEIVPLVKAVTESPKQPETDFLFKHFPAEKQEALSKEILKSMQYDFDAGRLDTTVHPFAIGLNPGDVRVTTKYDEEDFRTAVFGTIHEGGHALYEQNIDEKFVGTPLATGTSMGIHESQSLFWENFVGRNKAFWEKNYSLLKEYAPEQFNNIDLDAFYRGINVAGPSFIRIEADEMTYSLHIILRYELEKALINGELEVKDLPEAWNNKMEELLGIRPENDGEGVLQDVHWAGGSFGYFPSYALGYVYAAQLKNAMDKDLPDYEELLREGELAKVKEWMTKNVHQYGKSKKPLEILKDTTGEGVNASHLINYLKEKYSKVYDI from the coding sequence TTGCCAGCAGATGTACATAAAATCGAGACACAATTTCGCGATTATATTAAGAAAATGGTGAACTACAACGAGGCGATCGGTGTAATCGCATGGGATTTAAGAACAGGCGCTCCTAAAAAAGGAGTAAGCCAGAGGTCAGCTGTCATTGGGACGCTATCCTCTGAGGTTTTTCGTATGAGCACCTCAGAAGAAATGAAACAGTATATTGCTCAGCTGAGAGAAGAGAATGCCTGGAACAGCCTGGATGAAGTGACAAAGGGGACAGTGGAGGAAGTAGAACGTGAGCTTAACAAGCTTAAGAATATTCCGGAAAAAGAGTATGAGGAATATGTTGTACTGACTTCCAATGCTGAATCAGTCTGGGCGGAAGCGAAGGAAAAGCAGGATTTTTCCATGTTCCAGCCTTATCTCGAGAAGATTGTGGAGTTTAACAGGAAGTACGTGGACTGGGTAGGCTATGAAGGAAATAAATATAACACTTTACTCGATGATTATGAGCCAGGGCTTACTGTCGATGTAATTGACGAAGTATTCGGGCAGCTGAAGGAGGAGATTGTTCCTCTCGTAAAAGCTGTAACGGAATCACCAAAACAGCCGGAAACAGACTTTCTGTTTAAGCATTTCCCTGCAGAAAAACAAGAGGCGCTGAGCAAAGAAATACTTAAGAGCATGCAGTATGACTTTGACGCAGGGCGCCTGGACACAACTGTACATCCATTTGCCATCGGGTTAAACCCGGGGGATGTGCGGGTGACGACTAAATATGATGAAGAAGATTTCAGGACAGCTGTTTTCGGAACGATTCATGAAGGAGGGCACGCCCTTTATGAACAAAACATTGATGAAAAGTTTGTCGGCACTCCTTTAGCAACCGGAACGTCGATGGGCATTCACGAGTCCCAGTCTTTATTCTGGGAAAACTTTGTTGGCAGAAACAAAGCGTTCTGGGAGAAAAATTACAGCCTTCTGAAGGAGTATGCACCTGAACAGTTTAATAACATTGACCTGGATGCCTTTTACCGGGGAATCAATGTGGCCGGACCGTCATTCATCCGGATTGAAGCGGATGAGATGACTTATTCTCTTCATATTATCCTTCGTTATGAGCTGGAAAAAGCGTTGATTAACGGAGAACTGGAAGTGAAAGACCTGCCGGAAGCGTGGAACAATAAAATGGAAGAACTCCTTGGTATCCGTCCTGAAAACGACGGAGAAGGGGTACTCCAGGATGTACACTGGGCCGGTGGATCGTTCGGGTACTTCCCGTCCTATGCTCTTGGCTATGTGTACGCCGCACAGCTCAAGAACGCAATGGATAAGGATCTCCCTGATTATGAGGAGCTGCTTCGGGAAGGGGAACTTGCTAAGGTGAAAGAGTGGATGACGAAAAATGTCCACCAGTATGGGAAAAGCAAAAAACCGCTGGAAATTTTAAAAGATACAACCGGGGAAGGTGTAAATGCGTCTCACCTTATTAACTATTTGAAAGAGAAATACAGCAAGGTGTATGATATATAA
- a CDS encoding universal stress protein, with translation MFKKILLAADGSSHSKRATEKAIFLAKKTEGSSVTLIHVIDDIPGRTEVMEEDLSPRKVPDHHKERTASIEKYLEDEGVTYEVQHIFGEPGPSIIRNANNGDYDIVVIGSRGLNPFQEMVLGSVSHKVAKRAECPVMIVK, from the coding sequence ATGTTTAAAAAGATACTTCTTGCCGCTGATGGATCATCCCATTCAAAGAGAGCAACAGAAAAGGCGATTTTTTTAGCGAAAAAAACAGAAGGTTCTTCTGTCACATTAATTCATGTGATTGATGATATACCTGGTCGTACAGAGGTAATGGAGGAAGATCTGTCGCCGAGAAAAGTACCCGACCATCATAAAGAGAGAACGGCTTCGATTGAAAAGTATCTTGAAGATGAAGGAGTAACATATGAGGTGCAGCATATTTTCGGGGAGCCAGGGCCCTCCATCATCAGAAACGCGAATAATGGGGATTACGACATCGTGGTGATTGGCAGCAGAGGCCTGAATCCATTTCAGGAAATGGTCCTTGGCAGCGTGAGCCATAAAGTTGCCAAGCGTGCAGAATGTCCGGTTATGATCGTTAAATAA
- a CDS encoding ABC transporter permease/substrate-binding protein, with amino-acid sequence MTEHIHLFFQLMNERQDLLINALWEHINMSLISLLIAVFIAVPLGIILTKKESVAEPVIGTSAVLHTIPSLALLGFMIPLIGIGTVPAIVALTAYALLPILRNTYTGIKEVDPALMEAARGMGMGAYKQLHRIQLPLAMPMIMAGIRTSMVLIVGTATLASLIGAGGLGDLIMLGIQRSNNYYILLGAIPAAMLAIFFDIILRFTEKFSGKSLKPIGAVILIALLTVSTPAVTAMLEDGEENTIVLGGKLGAEPEIIINMYKLLIEQDSDLEVDLEPGLGGTDFVFQALQSGDVDGYLEFTGTAITAFMDEEPVSNESEEAFEQARQGMEEEFNMIFLDPMEYNNTYALAVTRDIAEEHGLETISDLQAVDDQLTAGFTYEFTDRSDGYPGIQDLYGVNFSNIQTMDAALRSRALVSGDVHVIDAYSTDGYLIEYDLVVLEDDLLLFPPYNGAPLFRAETLTEHPELEGILNQLGGRITEEEMQQMNYRVDYQDEDAETVAREFLVQEGLLEEQVE; translated from the coding sequence ATGACAGAACATATTCATTTATTCTTTCAGCTGATGAACGAGAGGCAGGATCTCTTAATCAATGCTTTGTGGGAGCATATTAATATGTCCCTTATATCGCTCCTTATCGCTGTTTTTATCGCAGTACCTTTAGGAATTATCCTGACTAAAAAAGAAAGTGTTGCAGAGCCCGTTATCGGCACTTCCGCAGTGTTGCATACGATACCGAGTCTCGCATTGCTTGGTTTCATGATCCCCCTCATTGGAATCGGGACGGTACCGGCAATTGTAGCCCTGACAGCTTATGCCCTTCTTCCTATATTAAGAAACACATATACGGGTATAAAGGAAGTAGATCCAGCATTGATGGAAGCGGCACGGGGAATGGGGATGGGAGCTTATAAGCAGCTTCACAGAATACAGCTGCCTCTTGCTATGCCGATGATTATGGCGGGTATCCGGACATCTATGGTTCTCATTGTAGGTACCGCCACATTGGCTTCGCTCATTGGAGCTGGCGGTCTCGGAGATTTAATCATGCTTGGAATACAGAGATCCAATAACTATTATATCCTGCTGGGGGCTATTCCAGCTGCAATGCTTGCGATTTTCTTCGATATAATTCTCCGGTTTACTGAAAAGTTCTCGGGGAAATCATTGAAACCGATCGGTGCTGTGATCCTTATTGCACTTTTGACAGTCAGTACACCTGCTGTTACAGCAATGCTGGAGGACGGGGAAGAAAATACGATTGTGCTTGGCGGAAAGCTCGGGGCTGAGCCGGAAATAATTATTAATATGTATAAGCTCCTCATTGAACAGGATTCAGACCTCGAAGTGGATTTGGAACCTGGCCTTGGAGGCACAGACTTTGTTTTCCAGGCGTTGCAGTCAGGTGACGTCGACGGGTATCTGGAGTTTACCGGAACAGCGATCACTGCATTTATGGATGAGGAGCCGGTAAGCAACGAATCAGAGGAAGCATTTGAACAGGCAAGACAGGGGATGGAAGAAGAGTTCAATATGATCTTTTTAGACCCTATGGAATACAATAATACGTATGCGTTAGCAGTGACCCGGGATATTGCGGAAGAACATGGTCTGGAAACCATCTCAGATCTTCAGGCTGTGGATGATCAGCTGACAGCAGGGTTTACTTATGAATTTACGGACCGCTCTGATGGTTATCCTGGAATACAGGACTTGTACGGTGTTAATTTTTCTAATATCCAGACAATGGATGCAGCCCTACGTTCCAGGGCTCTCGTATCTGGGGATGTGCACGTAATTGACGCTTATTCTACCGATGGATATTTAATCGAATACGATCTTGTCGTATTAGAAGATGATTTACTTCTGTTCCCTCCTTATAACGGCGCACCGTTATTCAGAGCAGAAACTCTGACAGAACATCCTGAGCTGGAAGGTATTTTAAACCAGCTAGGGGGAAGGATTACGGAAGAAGAAATGCAGCAGATGAATTACCGTGTGGATTATCAGGATGAAGATGCAGAAACTGTTGCAAGAGAGTTTCTTGTGCAGGAAGGATTATTGGAGGAGCAAGTTGAATAA
- a CDS encoding class I SAM-dependent RNA methyltransferase yields the protein MNSVTLIATAAMGLESIVADEVKALGYTDVKVENGKVIFEADPSGIARANLWLRTADRVKLLVGEFKALSFEELFEQTKALPWNEYISEDAEFPVIGRSVKSKLFSISDCQAIVKKAVVESLKQHYHVQWFEEKGPLQRIEVALHKDIAQLTIDTSGTGLHKRGYRYLHNEAPLKETLAAALIKLTNWSPDRPFVDPFCGSGTLPIEAAMIGQNIAPGINREFAFENWAWYEQRWFDAALEEAEDLAKYDQPLDIEGFDIDHNMIELASNNAMEAGFPDQIKFKQMQAKDFRTTKDYGVIVGNPPYGERMQERKYVEKLYREMGETFRPLDTWSVYVITSNEDFEELYGAKATKKRKLYNGNIKTDYYQYWGKRPPRNKN from the coding sequence TTGAATTCAGTAACATTAATTGCTACAGCGGCGATGGGGCTGGAATCTATCGTTGCTGATGAAGTCAAGGCGCTCGGTTATACGGATGTCAAAGTTGAGAACGGTAAAGTTATTTTTGAAGCAGACCCTTCCGGTATTGCGAGGGCTAATCTCTGGCTCAGAACAGCTGACCGGGTAAAGCTTCTCGTTGGGGAATTTAAGGCCCTGAGCTTTGAGGAGCTGTTTGAACAGACGAAAGCACTTCCGTGGAATGAATATATATCAGAAGACGCGGAGTTTCCGGTTATCGGCCGATCTGTAAAATCAAAGCTTTTCAGTATTTCCGACTGTCAGGCGATCGTTAAAAAAGCAGTGGTGGAAAGCTTAAAGCAACATTACCATGTACAATGGTTCGAAGAAAAAGGGCCGCTGCAGAGAATTGAAGTTGCCCTTCATAAAGACATAGCCCAGCTCACAATCGATACGAGCGGGACAGGCCTTCATAAACGGGGCTACAGGTACCTCCATAATGAAGCTCCGTTAAAGGAGACGCTTGCTGCTGCTCTCATAAAATTAACTAACTGGAGTCCTGACAGGCCGTTTGTAGACCCATTCTGCGGTTCAGGAACATTGCCAATCGAAGCGGCAATGATTGGTCAGAACATCGCTCCAGGCATTAACAGGGAGTTCGCTTTTGAAAACTGGGCATGGTATGAACAACGCTGGTTTGACGCTGCTCTTGAGGAAGCGGAGGATCTGGCGAAGTATGATCAGCCCCTGGACATCGAAGGCTTTGATATTGATCATAATATGATTGAGCTCGCATCCAATAATGCTATGGAAGCTGGATTTCCTGATCAAATCAAGTTTAAACAGATGCAGGCAAAGGATTTCCGGACAACGAAAGACTACGGAGTCATCGTAGGAAACCCGCCATATGGCGAACGGATGCAGGAGAGAAAATATGTGGAAAAGCTTTACAGAGAAATGGGAGAAACATTCCGTCCTCTTGATACATGGTCCGTATATGTGATTACTTCCAACGAAGATTTTGAAGAACTTTATGGAGCTAAAGCTACAAAAAAACGTAAGCTCTACAATGGGAATATTAAAACAGACTATTATCAGTATTGGGGAAAACGCCCGCCGCGGAATAAAAATTAA
- the moaA gene encoding GTP 3',8-cyclase MoaA translates to METKLKDKLGRPLRDLRISVTDRCNFRCRYCMPPEIFDKNFKFLPKPEVLSFEEITHLTKLFVKMSDIKKLRITGGEPLMRQNLVRLIDMLNSIDGIEDIAMTTNGSLLPKYAEDLKAAGLQRVTVSLDCLDDEKFRYINGRNVGVQKILDGIEAAQKAGLGVKMNMVVKRGMNEEDILPMARYFKDTGVILRYIEFMDVGNSNGWKLDNVVSKKEIFSMINEEMPIEPIDANYTGEVATRYRYKDNGNEIGIISSVTDAFCSSCSRIRLSADGKLVTCLFASGGHDIRDVLRSGVGDDAVMKTIRNVWEGRDDQYSVERLKHTDKGQIRKIEMSHIGG, encoded by the coding sequence ATGGAAACTAAACTAAAGGACAAACTAGGCAGACCTTTAAGGGATTTGCGCATCTCGGTAACAGACCGATGTAATTTTCGCTGCCGTTACTGCATGCCTCCGGAAATCTTTGATAAAAACTTTAAATTTTTACCTAAGCCTGAAGTGCTCTCTTTTGAAGAGATTACGCACTTAACGAAGCTTTTCGTAAAAATGAGTGATATAAAAAAACTCCGTATTACAGGTGGGGAACCGCTCATGCGGCAAAACCTCGTTCGATTGATTGATATGCTGAACAGTATTGACGGCATTGAAGATATAGCAATGACTACTAACGGATCACTGCTGCCTAAGTATGCAGAAGATCTGAAAGCAGCTGGACTTCAACGGGTAACTGTGAGTCTGGACTGTCTTGACGACGAAAAATTCAGGTATATAAACGGCAGGAATGTCGGTGTGCAAAAGATCCTTGATGGCATAGAAGCAGCACAAAAGGCTGGCCTTGGCGTCAAGATGAACATGGTAGTAAAACGGGGAATGAACGAAGAAGACATTCTTCCGATGGCACGCTACTTCAAAGATACAGGTGTTATTTTAAGATATATAGAATTTATGGATGTTGGAAACTCAAATGGCTGGAAACTTGATAATGTGGTCAGCAAAAAAGAGATTTTTTCAATGATTAACGAAGAAATGCCTATTGAACCGATTGATGCCAATTACACTGGTGAAGTGGCGACAAGATACCGCTACAAAGATAACGGGAATGAGATAGGTATTATTTCTTCTGTAACAGATGCATTTTGTTCTTCCTGTTCCAGAATCAGGCTGTCAGCTGACGGAAAGCTTGTGACATGCCTGTTCGCTTCCGGGGGCCATGATATCAGGGATGTATTGAGGTCCGGAGTGGGGGATGATGCTGTAATGAAAACAATACGTAATGTGTGGGAAGGCAGAGATGACCAGTATTCGGTTGAACGCCTCAAGCATACAGATAAAGGACAGATCAGAAAAATCGAGATGTCCCACATCGGTGGATAA
- the gpsB gene encoding cell division regulator GpsB, which yields MGTKRISRLTQKDILEKDFKTGLRGYSQEEVDQFLDQIIKDYDAFENRIDWLEKEVERLKKEAAALSEHTKRPQPQPQAGNTNYDILRRLSNLEKHVFGSKLYD from the coding sequence TTGGGGACAAAAAGAATTTCACGTTTAACGCAAAAGGATATACTGGAGAAAGATTTTAAAACTGGGCTCAGAGGATACAGCCAGGAAGAGGTTGATCAGTTTCTCGACCAGATCATTAAAGATTACGATGCATTTGAAAACAGGATTGACTGGCTCGAAAAAGAGGTGGAGCGCCTTAAGAAAGAAGCAGCCGCTCTAAGTGAGCATACGAAAAGGCCGCAGCCGCAGCCTCAGGCCGGGAATACAAATTATGATATCCTGAGAAGGCTTTCCAATCTGGAAAAGCACGTTTTTGGAAGCAAATTGTATGACTGA
- a CDS encoding reverse transcriptase-like protein: MIEVYIDGGSAGDPGPSGAGIFINDNGRLIRKSIPLPSMSNHEAEFHALLEALKICKEEGFRTLSLRTDSQVLADAVEKEYVKKQEYNLLLEEAMRMIADDFDYVFVKWIPGKQNKEADQLAKRAVRKSSGIK, translated from the coding sequence TTGATCGAAGTGTATATCGATGGAGGGAGTGCTGGGGACCCGGGTCCTTCCGGAGCAGGAATATTCATAAACGACAATGGAAGGCTCATCAGGAAAAGTATCCCGTTGCCTTCTATGTCTAACCATGAAGCTGAATTCCATGCTCTTTTAGAAGCCCTTAAAATCTGTAAAGAAGAAGGGTTCCGCACACTCTCGTTAAGAACTGATTCCCAGGTGCTCGCTGATGCAGTTGAAAAGGAATACGTGAAAAAACAAGAGTATAATTTACTCCTGGAAGAAGCTATGCGCATGATTGCGGACGATTTTGATTATGTTTTTGTTAAATGGATTCCAGGCAAGCAGAACAAAGAAGCTGACCAGCTGGCAAAAAGAGCTGTAAGAAAATCTTCTGGAATTAAATAA
- a CDS encoding HesB/YadR/YfhF family protein produces the protein MQLTITENAANLYKKEMSLKDGDVLSLFVRVGGIGSGGFSAGVKKGRPDGDYTEVTSGGLVFSVSDEEIWYFDGMTIDFDEDMQELTFDNPKIDNVINPL, from the coding sequence ATGCAACTAACAATCACAGAAAATGCAGCAAACTTATATAAAAAGGAAATGAGCCTGAAGGATGGAGATGTCCTTTCCCTCTTCGTCCGGGTTGGGGGAATCGGCTCAGGAGGATTCTCAGCCGGTGTAAAAAAGGGGCGTCCTGATGGGGATTATACAGAAGTTACCTCAGGTGGCCTCGTCTTTTCTGTTTCAGACGAAGAAATCTGGTATTTTGACGGAATGACAATAGATTTCGATGAAGATATGCAGGAGCTCACATTTGATAACCCAAAGATTGATAATGTGATTAATCCATTATAG